In a genomic window of Sutcliffiella sp. FSL R7-0096:
- a CDS encoding ABC transporter permease: protein MDIKSLWGLRVQEFYRKIFKYYSIIGANVFYFLLIISSIFIYYFNLFLQWIPPQIPVEGILSLFVAFILIQTKVRTFIKRADIVFLLPLESKLKPYFIKSLVYSFVIDAIKLLSFIAVFLSLFLKTIYIDLPILFFIVGIIAYNILMKWDEQWLENHVQLVLHRINRFFSIYLMNYFLFKNDWIFAFLLISVNFVYLIYFIERKRILNWQRLIEEESALLKNFKFINYFIDVPNLKRSFRNRRLLTFILKRCIPYGQSSTFVYLYSHLFVRYNDYFYLYLRLTVIGMFVNYAMPTNGWIFNLLILFMTGFQVIPLQHEMKQSLLLYPISKSQIKDSFLKFVLVILYAQFIILYFTMFINASTAKIYFLVIGSLFVYVFVYYFVSKRVNISGSALKE, encoded by the coding sequence ATGGATATAAAATCATTATGGGGTTTAAGGGTTCAGGAATTTTATAGAAAAATTTTCAAATACTATTCAATAATTGGTGCGAATGTTTTTTATTTTTTGTTGATCATTAGTAGTATCTTTATATATTATTTTAATTTATTTCTTCAATGGATACCTCCTCAAATACCAGTAGAAGGAATCTTATCACTATTTGTAGCCTTCATTTTAATACAGACAAAAGTTCGTACATTTATTAAAAGAGCAGATATTGTCTTTTTGTTGCCATTAGAATCGAAATTAAAGCCGTATTTTATTAAATCACTTGTATATAGTTTTGTTATTGATGCAATTAAATTACTTAGTTTCATTGCTGTTTTCTTATCTCTATTTTTAAAAACAATTTATATAGATCTTCCCATCCTTTTTTTTATAGTTGGGATTATTGCTTATAACATTTTAATGAAGTGGGATGAACAATGGTTAGAGAACCATGTACAATTAGTGTTACATAGGATAAATAGGTTTTTTTCAATATATTTAATGAATTATTTTTTGTTTAAAAACGACTGGATTTTTGCGTTTCTTTTAATCAGTGTAAATTTCGTCTATTTAATTTATTTTATAGAAAGAAAAAGAATTTTGAATTGGCAGAGGCTAATAGAAGAAGAAAGTGCCTTATTAAAGAATTTTAAATTCATTAATTACTTCATAGATGTACCTAATCTTAAACGCTCTTTTCGAAATAGACGTTTGCTCACTTTTATTCTGAAAAGGTGTATCCCATATGGTCAGAGTAGTACATTCGTATATTTATACTCACACTTGTTTGTAAGATATAATGATTATTTTTACCTTTATTTAAGGCTAACTGTAATTGGCATGTTTGTTAATTATGCTATGCCAACAAATGGTTGGATCTTTAATCTCCTCATTTTATTTATGACTGGATTTCAAGTAATTCCTTTACAACATGAAATGAAACAAAGTTTATTACTTTATCCTATTTCAAAATCTCAGATAAAAGATTCTTTCTTAAAGTTTGTCTTGGTCATACTATATGCCCAATTTATTATTCTATATTTCACAATGTTCATTAATGCTTCTACTGCTAAAATATACTTTCTTGTAATTGGTAGTTTATTTGTTTATGTATTCGTATATTACTTTGTATCAAAGAGAGTCAATATCTCAGGGAGTGCCTTAAAAGAATAG
- a CDS encoding E2/UBC family protein, with protein MADDFTIDSLNLDELFAEVQAIDVHQVKSERSQFLHAFEGKMSVAEEQFTIQLALPSLFPLKKPMYFLKNRQEAGFIPHIEPDGFICYSHDEGVLLDRNNPKGIIHESFQRAKRTLEEGVLKLNSEDFLVEFEALWSRQEGITRVDAILTPEDRFKEIVVFHDENRNKSILLDSINESKVYYLNRLYSSRNVLDEFDRSNGIYIPLRKSSTIKPPAFWETWDIRNYRQLIKHNITASTKNKLNQYLKRKFIQKGDEEYIVLGIPIPMGQRALIGLKLSDFRAEQGKGKHFPFLHPIRKNQAAFEMMPLDIKRHDKEYLLNRTQGHNRIADKKVTVVGLGSLGSRICFELARAGIERFTLIDNDALNIDNVYRHELGISDVYFKDSACYYHFPKTEAMKRAMEIKFPFVEVEYETSDILDIIQGEPGLLLESDLVIIALGSPTEELYVNEMLRQMDGAPPILFTWLDPIGLGGHALSTKKGTPGCFQCLFTQPDEPKRLIANQASFAAPGQNFRKTLAGCQSVYTPYGSIDALETAVMATRLSVRILSGEERDSPLMSWKGDSTALLSQGYQLSPRYGFPSDLLFDTRYLYKNENCVICQAGETP; from the coding sequence ATGGCTGATGATTTTACGATAGATAGCCTGAACTTGGACGAGCTGTTTGCCGAAGTACAGGCAATCGATGTTCACCAAGTAAAAAGTGAGCGTAGTCAATTTCTTCATGCATTTGAGGGGAAGATGAGTGTGGCGGAAGAGCAATTCACGATCCAACTTGCTCTTCCTTCACTTTTTCCTTTGAAAAAACCGATGTACTTCCTGAAAAACCGTCAAGAAGCTGGGTTCATTCCTCACATAGAGCCTGACGGATTTATCTGCTACTCGCATGATGAAGGGGTACTGCTCGACAGGAACAACCCGAAGGGCATTATCCATGAATCGTTTCAACGCGCGAAAAGAACGCTTGAAGAGGGTGTGCTTAAGCTGAACTCAGAGGACTTCCTAGTGGAGTTTGAAGCTCTGTGGTCAAGGCAAGAAGGGATTACCCGAGTGGATGCTATCCTCACACCAGAAGACCGCTTCAAAGAGATAGTTGTTTTTCATGATGAGAATCGAAATAAATCCATATTGTTGGACAGTATTAATGAAAGCAAGGTTTATTATTTGAACCGTTTATATAGCAGCCGCAATGTGCTGGATGAGTTTGATAGGAGCAATGGAATTTATATCCCTTTGAGGAAGTCTTCTACTATTAAACCACCTGCATTTTGGGAGACATGGGATATCAGGAATTATCGACAGCTTATCAAGCACAACATTACGGCTTCAACCAAGAATAAACTGAATCAATATTTGAAGAGGAAGTTCATCCAAAAGGGGGATGAGGAGTATATCGTGCTTGGCATCCCTATCCCCATGGGGCAAAGAGCTCTTATAGGCTTAAAGCTTTCTGATTTCCGTGCAGAACAGGGAAAAGGAAAGCATTTTCCTTTTCTTCATCCTATAAGGAAAAACCAGGCTGCATTTGAAATGATGCCATTGGATATCAAACGGCATGATAAGGAGTATTTGCTGAATAGAACGCAGGGACATAACCGAATTGCAGATAAGAAAGTGACGGTCGTTGGACTGGGGTCACTGGGAAGCAGGATATGCTTTGAACTGGCACGTGCGGGAATTGAAAGGTTTACTTTGATTGATAACGATGCCTTGAATATCGATAACGTCTATCGGCATGAATTGGGAATCAGTGATGTTTATTTTAAAGATAGTGCTTGCTATTACCATTTTCCTAAGACAGAGGCGATGAAAAGAGCCATGGAGATAAAGTTTCCGTTCGTTGAGGTGGAATATGAAACCTCCGATATTTTGGACATCATCCAAGGAGAACCAGGGCTACTGCTTGAATCGGATTTGGTCATCATCGCTCTCGGATCCCCGACCGAAGAGCTGTACGTGAATGAAATGCTGCGCCAAATGGACGGGGCGCCGCCGATTCTTTTTACTTGGCTAGACCCCATTGGGTTAGGCGGGCATGCTTTATCAACGAAGAAAGGGACACCAGGCTGCTTTCAGTGCCTGTTCACTCAACCTGATGAACCGAAGCGCTTAATAGCCAACCAGGCGTCATTTGCAGCTCCTGGTCAAAATTTCCGAAAAACGTTGGCAGGCTGTCAATCTGTTTACACTCCGTACGGTTCAATCGATGCTCTTGAGACAGCGGTCATGGCCACTAGATTGTCTGTAAGGATTCTGTCAGGTGAGGAAAGGGATAGCCCGCTTATGTCCTGGAAGGGTGATTCCACGGCACTTCTCAGTCAAGGATATCAGTTAAGTCCGAGGTATGGATTTCCTTCCGACTTATTGTTTGATACCCGTTATTTATATAAGAACGAAAATTGTGTAATATGTCAGGCGGGTGAAACACCATGA
- a CDS encoding Mov34/MPN/PAD-1 family protein, producing MIFSFGPTSKLKINDDVLEKFRTYRQLESRDTEAGGVLMGRFIEGSDDIIIDLITEPTEKDRRERCFFKKHLETHQELVDKIWEESEGTCNYVGEWHTHPEKHPSPSFHDRREWKKVLKKTQCESSFLFFFIIGTESIGAWVGNRKTVKINKLEVWNP from the coding sequence ATGATTTTCTCGTTCGGTCCAACCTCGAAGTTGAAGATAAACGATGATGTCCTGGAAAAGTTCCGTACCTATCGTCAGTTAGAAAGCCGTGATACGGAAGCGGGCGGAGTTTTAATGGGAAGGTTCATAGAGGGCTCGGATGACATCATCATTGATTTAATCACCGAACCAACGGAAAAAGACAGACGTGAAAGGTGCTTCTTTAAAAAGCACCTGGAAACTCATCAGGAACTCGTTGATAAGATTTGGGAAGAAAGTGAAGGTACCTGTAATTATGTGGGGGAGTGGCACACTCATCCAGAGAAACATCCTTCCCCTTCTTTTCACGATAGAAGAGAGTGGAAGAAAGTGTTGAAAAAGACGCAGTGTGAGTCATCCTTTCTTTTTTTCTTTATTATCGGCACCGAATCCATCGGAGCGTGGGTAGGAAATCGGAAGACTGTAAAAATAAATAAGTTAGAG
- a CDS encoding serine hydrolase translates to MNKIIDKLKEIDTGEIGVILFSSKEQRYETSLNSELTVPLASAAKVAIAYCVAKWVEENTYNWEDLINEISFNPEEDSKELYPHLQNRKSLPLREAIEVMIACHDSYVAKCIVNYCGGWEKLNNSLQSYFPSINITENPRDIENKGQLNQILEILIQIFQGYKAHPLLWAPIINGLVRQKGDVNHIPPHYLNHMTGGLDNVVIDIGMIGDFNKDPFIYAVGAINLSNRFTNQAADNKIMEAMNLLYEEYLKQ, encoded by the coding sequence TTGAATAAAATTATTGATAAACTAAAAGAAATAGATACCGGAGAAATAGGTGTCATATTATTTTCCAGCAAAGAACAAAGGTATGAGACCTCTTTAAATAGTGAACTTACAGTCCCCCTTGCATCAGCAGCAAAAGTGGCAATAGCATATTGTGTAGCAAAATGGGTAGAGGAAAATACATATAATTGGGAAGACCTAATTAATGAGATTTCATTTAATCCAGAAGAAGATAGCAAGGAACTTTATCCTCATCTACAAAATAGAAAATCACTTCCTTTAAGGGAGGCGATTGAAGTTATGATTGCTTGTCATGATAGCTATGTAGCAAAATGTATTGTGAATTATTGTGGTGGCTGGGAAAAGTTAAACAATTCTCTCCAATCTTATTTTCCGTCAATAAATATTACTGAAAACCCAAGAGATATTGAAAACAAGGGTCAGCTAAACCAAATTCTTGAAATATTGATTCAAATCTTTCAAGGCTACAAAGCACATCCTCTCCTTTGGGCACCAATCATTAATGGCCTGGTTAGACAAAAAGGTGATGTAAACCACATTCCACCACACTATCTAAATCATATGACAGGTGGCTTAGACAATGTTGTAATTGATATCGGTATGATCGGAGACTTCAATAAAGATCCTTTTATTTATGCAGTAGGGGCTATTAATTTATCTAATAGATTTACCAATCAGGCTGCTGACAATAAAATTATGGAAGCTATGAATTTGCTTTATGAGGAATATTTAAAGCAATAA
- a CDS encoding GNAT family protein — translation MLIREIEIEDAENLINLIKEVEAKSNFMLMEAGERKTTHEQQRKHLERLGQQNNSTIFVAEKEGNLIGYLIAIGGSVKRTKHSAYIVVGILEQNRGQGIGTALFKRVDEWAKNHHISRLEHTSVTNIEAGVALYKKSGFEIEGTKRNSLMIDGSFYDEFYMSKLLTF, via the coding sequence ATGTTAATTAGAGAGATAGAAATTGAGGATGCTGAGAATTTGATAAATCTCATTAAGGAAGTAGAAGCAAAATCAAATTTTATGCTAATGGAAGCTGGAGAAAGAAAAACTACTCATGAACAGCAACGAAAACATTTAGAACGTCTAGGACAGCAAAACAATTCAACAATCTTTGTAGCAGAAAAAGAAGGAAATTTAATAGGTTATTTGATTGCTATTGGCGGAAGTGTAAAAAGAACTAAACACTCAGCTTACATTGTTGTAGGGATTTTAGAACAAAACAGAGGACAAGGGATTGGAACTGCTTTATTTAAACGTGTTGATGAGTGGGCGAAAAATCACCACATATCACGATTGGAACACACATCGGTTACTAACATTGAAGCAGGTGTAGCTCTATATAAAAAGAGCGGATTTGAAATAGAAGGTACAAAAAGAAATTCTCTTATGATAGATGGAAGCTTTTATGATGAGTTTTATATGTCAAAGTTATTAACATTTTAA
- a CDS encoding IS110 family transposase: protein MDFKQNQKINQVTENTLVVGIDIAKRKHFACFVDDRGRVLQKSFSVLQSSDGFDRFYERILAAMKEYEKTEVIVGIEPTGHYWLNLAYFLEERGIPLVMTNPMHVKRSKELDDNLPTKHDRKDALVIARLIKDGRFSYPRILKDVEAELRVGSTFRSKLTEELGAVKNMVIRWLDRYFPEFTQVFPTFGKMAMAVLECTPFPADLHQKQPDEVLALYRKVEGLKSPQRPKAIRLIELASDSIGVTEGREMARMEIATLVRRYHQLEQEIESITQHLVELIQTSVEYEWLSTVPGLGDTTIVDLLAEIGSFSHYEDPRQLIKLAGLTLRENSSGQHKGQKRISKRGRRKLRSLLFRVMMPMIRHNEAFKRLHDYYTNRKDNPLRKKQSIVVLCGKLLKVLHGISTKHKAFDAKRMMRDIPSLAEAM, encoded by the coding sequence ATGGATTTTAAACAAAATCAGAAGATAAATCAAGTCACCGAAAATACACTTGTAGTCGGAATCGATATTGCAAAGCGGAAACACTTCGCCTGCTTTGTCGATGACCGTGGGCGTGTGCTTCAAAAATCTTTTTCGGTATTACAGTCTAGCGACGGTTTTGATCGTTTTTACGAGCGTATTTTGGCTGCCATGAAAGAATACGAAAAGACGGAGGTCATTGTCGGGATTGAACCTACCGGCCATTACTGGCTTAATCTAGCCTATTTCCTTGAGGAACGAGGCATTCCCCTGGTGATGACCAATCCTATGCACGTTAAGCGGTCAAAAGAATTGGATGACAACTTGCCAACCAAACATGACCGTAAAGATGCGTTAGTTATCGCTCGCCTGATTAAAGATGGACGCTTCAGTTATCCTCGTATCCTAAAGGATGTGGAGGCTGAACTCCGTGTGGGTTCAACGTTCAGAAGCAAGTTGACAGAGGAACTGGGTGCCGTCAAAAACATGGTCATTCGCTGGCTGGATCGCTATTTTCCTGAGTTCACCCAGGTCTTTCCGACATTCGGAAAGATGGCAATGGCTGTCCTGGAGTGCACACCATTTCCGGCCGATCTTCATCAGAAACAACCGGATGAAGTATTGGCACTTTACCGTAAGGTCGAGGGGCTCAAATCCCCCCAAAGGCCGAAAGCCATACGACTGATAGAACTCGCTTCAGACTCGATCGGGGTAACAGAAGGACGGGAGATGGCCCGTATGGAAATTGCCACACTCGTTCGCCGTTACCACCAGTTAGAACAAGAGATTGAAAGCATTACGCAGCACCTGGTTGAACTTATCCAAACATCAGTAGAATACGAATGGCTCTCAACGGTTCCTGGACTTGGAGATACCACGATTGTCGATTTACTAGCTGAAATCGGAAGCTTTTCTCACTATGAAGATCCACGCCAACTAATCAAACTCGCGGGATTGACATTACGGGAAAATTCCTCCGGCCAGCACAAAGGACAAAAGCGAATCTCCAAAAGGGGCAGAAGAAAGCTTCGTTCCCTCCTATTCCGAGTGATGATGCCGATGATTCGCCATAATGAAGCTTTTAAAAGGCTCCATGATTACTACACAAACCGTAAGGATAATCCGTTACGCAAGAAGCAATCCATCGTGGTCCTATGCGGAAAACTCTTAAAAGTTCTCCATGGAATCAGCACGAAGCACAAAGCGTTTGACGCAAAGCGAATGATGAGGGATATTCCTAGTCTCGCAGAGGCTATGTAA
- a CDS encoding winged helix-turn-helix domain-containing protein, whose amino-acid sequence MMSSTNLLLIKSFDQLKAISDPLRIRIFSQITNQSKTGKQIGDILNIPAPKVHYHLKELEKVKIIFIEKTELLNGIAQKFYKTYGTDIVIDQKLFPHLNEMNESIRTSIYSILLNAKNEAIAAPEDSFSISSGEYMDWPLISIQTKVNIKRPQFMQWKKKYHNLLNELANMENTDQEDVSTFYISSVGFEVKKDRGEF is encoded by the coding sequence ATGATGTCCTCTACAAATTTATTATTGATTAAATCTTTCGATCAATTAAAAGCGATTAGTGATCCCTTAAGAATAAGAATTTTTTCTCAAATAACTAACCAATCAAAAACGGGGAAACAAATTGGGGATATTTTAAATATCCCAGCCCCTAAAGTACATTATCATTTAAAAGAACTTGAAAAAGTTAAGATCATATTTATTGAAAAAACTGAATTACTAAATGGGATTGCACAGAAATTTTACAAAACTTATGGAACAGATATTGTTATCGACCAGAAGCTTTTTCCTCACCTCAATGAAATGAATGAATCAATTAGAACTTCAATATATTCAATTTTGTTAAATGCAAAAAATGAGGCAATCGCTGCTCCCGAGGATTCATTTTCAATTTCTTCAGGAGAATATATGGATTGGCCTTTAATTTCTATTCAAACAAAAGTTAATATCAAACGACCACAGTTTATGCAGTGGAAAAAAAAGTATCATAATCTTTTAAATGAATTAGCAAATATGGAAAATACAGACCAAGAAGATGTAAGTACTTTTTATATTTCAAGTGTAGGTTTTGAAGTCAAAAAGGACAGAGGGGAATTCTAA
- a CDS encoding nucleotidyltransferase, whose protein sequence is MGNLQSYFLDFHDAIKLEIDDNQVLRDKREELLDVLKENIDLEEGKYDIFHQGSYTMHTGIKPLEGGDYDIDVGLLFNISTEDYPNPVTAKKLVYNALKDDYEDTEMKYPCVSVRFEGEVDNDDRNYHVDFTIYSNENDDGKTYLAKGKLGSGSDSRTWEHSDPKELVRTIKENLMDKEDRKQFRRVIRYLKRWKDLKFKGVVNRPSGIGLTVAGLTHFHPSYSYNAFTKTYDDLGALESFVQNMINSFSYKFNDDGEWEDRLEVNLPTPPYNDIYEKLTGSQMKNFKSKLESMRDRLKEARVETDPVKACEMLQKEFGEDFPVPTQKESAQQRGPAIMVDHSSA, encoded by the coding sequence ATGGGGAATCTGCAATCATATTTCCTTGATTTTCATGATGCAATCAAATTGGAAATCGATGATAATCAAGTCCTTCGAGACAAGCGAGAGGAACTGCTTGATGTCCTAAAGGAAAACATCGACCTTGAAGAGGGCAAGTATGATATTTTTCATCAAGGCAGCTATACGATGCACACAGGCATTAAGCCTTTAGAAGGCGGTGACTATGATATTGATGTCGGCCTTTTGTTTAACATCTCCACCGAGGATTATCCTAATCCAGTTACAGCAAAGAAGTTAGTGTATAACGCATTGAAGGATGATTACGAGGACACAGAGATGAAGTACCCGTGTGTGTCGGTAAGGTTCGAAGGAGAAGTAGATAATGACGACCGTAATTACCATGTGGACTTCACGATATATTCGAATGAAAATGATGATGGCAAAACGTACCTTGCGAAAGGGAAGCTCGGCAGCGGGAGTGACAGCAGAACATGGGAGCATTCTGACCCCAAAGAGTTGGTGAGAACCATCAAAGAAAATCTGATGGATAAAGAAGACCGCAAGCAATTCAGAAGGGTCATCCGTTATTTGAAGCGCTGGAAAGATTTGAAGTTTAAGGGTGTCGTGAACCGTCCATCTGGGATTGGGTTAACAGTAGCTGGATTGACTCATTTTCATCCGAGTTATTCTTATAACGCCTTCACAAAGACATACGATGACTTGGGTGCATTGGAATCGTTTGTTCAAAATATGATTAACTCATTCAGCTATAAGTTCAATGATGACGGTGAATGGGAAGACCGGCTAGAGGTGAATCTGCCTACCCCTCCCTATAATGATATTTACGAGAAACTGACAGGCAGCCAAATGAAGAATTTCAAGTCTAAGCTAGAATCCATGCGTGACAGGTTGAAAGAAGCAAGAGTTGAAACGGACCCAGTAAAAGCATGTGAAATGCTGCAAAAAGAGTTCGGGGAAGACTTCCCTGTTCCGACCCAAAAGGAGTCCGCTCAGCAGAGGGGGCCTGCCATCATGGTAGACCATTCTTCAGCATGA
- a CDS encoding alpha/beta hydrolase-fold protein, with the protein MVELESFQIVSSILKNSRFVRVYLPKSYSKSESKRYPVLYMHDGQNVFQDKDAIGGISLGLEEYVEKNDIDVIIVAIDQVVEERKNEYCPWVSGEFVRELTGNSDSYGGKGEQYIEFIVQELKPTIDSNYRTISDNSLMAGISLGGLITIYAACKYPHLFRTIICLSSSFWSNQEEIEKLIDESDLTLVESIYLDCGTNEAGQGTQLSDEFIKSNQIIYRKLKDKIPNTRFVVIPDAEHSYSFFKRRKRELFLSYKKVINKEHYMNEY; encoded by the coding sequence TTGGTTGAACTGGAGTCTTTTCAAATAGTTAGTTCAATATTAAAGAACAGTAGATTTGTTCGGGTATATCTTCCCAAGAGTTATTCAAAATCAGAAAGCAAGCGATATCCAGTTTTATATATGCACGATGGTCAAAATGTGTTTCAAGATAAGGATGCAATTGGTGGTATTTCGTTAGGGCTAGAAGAATATGTAGAAAAGAATGATATAGATGTAATTATAGTAGCTATTGACCAAGTCGTTGAAGAACGTAAAAATGAGTATTGTCCATGGGTAAGTGGAGAGTTTGTAAGAGAATTAACTGGTAATAGTGATTCTTATGGCGGAAAAGGAGAGCAATATATCGAGTTTATAGTCCAAGAATTGAAACCTACCATTGATAGTAATTACCGCACTATTAGCGATAATAGCCTGATGGCAGGAATATCACTTGGTGGATTAATCACGATTTACGCTGCCTGTAAATATCCTCATTTATTCCGTACTATAATTTGTTTATCTTCTTCCTTTTGGTCCAATCAGGAGGAAATAGAAAAACTTATTGATGAAAGTGATCTTACTCTCGTTGAATCCATTTATTTAGACTGTGGAACAAATGAGGCTGGTCAAGGCACCCAATTAAGTGATGAATTTATAAAGTCTAATCAAATCATTTACAGGAAGTTAAAAGATAAAATCCCAAATACTAGATTTGTGGTTATTCCAGATGCTGAACATTCTTATAGCTTCTTCAAAAGAAGAAAGCGAGAGTTGTTTCTCTCTTATAAAAAAGTAATAAATAAGGAGCATTATATGAATGAGTATTAA
- a CDS encoding MFS transporter encodes MSSSRLSFAFFTMTFITILYSETGSATLASTVTLTTTVAQIVCGIFLPGLTKLYSSKAILYFSQISQLIIFILLVIFFNLDLSNFTIVLLFVLNFFLGLFYAATNPIKNAIVPRIIENNVLVRANTFLATSDQTLLLIGWTLGGVLIAKLGDTILLMISFVLLTISLISLKLTNIPSDTRSLKKSKRYAVFYKTWTVLFTHPKLRTITLMDITHGFGGTVWIGAVTLAFVTEVYNLGESWWGYINAAYFTGTILGGLFIWKVANRIQNNYIKAILISSFSLAILTISYGIIPISFIGLVLVVIMGPFFQLMSISTRSYIQQEIEKEELASVFASRATLNQIIFSISIFLIGLIVDLFGAQFAYMFSGALLFISTIIGTWSFKSARIDSGKNMQKEVNT; translated from the coding sequence ATGTCTTCCAGCAGGTTAAGCTTTGCGTTCTTCACCATGACGTTCATTACAATACTATATAGTGAAACAGGCTCAGCAACACTCGCTTCCACTGTTACTTTAACTACAACTGTTGCACAGATTGTATGTGGGATTTTCTTACCTGGGTTAACTAAGCTTTATTCATCAAAAGCAATCTTATATTTCAGTCAAATATCCCAGTTAATCATCTTTATATTATTGGTTATTTTCTTTAACCTAGATTTGTCAAATTTCACAATTGTATTGTTGTTTGTTCTCAATTTCTTTTTAGGATTATTCTATGCAGCAACGAATCCTATTAAAAATGCAATTGTCCCAAGAATAATAGAGAATAACGTTCTAGTACGTGCTAATACATTCTTAGCTACCTCTGACCAAACTTTGCTATTAATTGGGTGGACACTTGGGGGAGTATTAATTGCCAAATTAGGTGATACCATTTTATTAATGATTTCATTTGTCCTTTTAACCATTTCTCTAATTTCTCTGAAATTAACAAATATACCCTCCGATACGAGATCATTAAAAAAATCCAAGAGATATGCTGTGTTTTATAAGACTTGGACTGTTTTGTTCACCCATCCCAAATTAAGAACCATAACTTTGATGGATATAACTCATGGTTTTGGAGGTACTGTTTGGATAGGTGCAGTCACTCTTGCTTTTGTTACAGAAGTCTATAATCTGGGAGAGTCATGGTGGGGGTATATTAACGCCGCATACTTTACAGGAACTATTCTTGGTGGGCTATTCATATGGAAAGTAGCAAACCGAATACAGAATAATTATATTAAAGCTATATTGATTAGTTCATTTAGTTTAGCTATTCTTACAATCTCTTACGGTATCATTCCTATTTCGTTTATAGGGTTGGTATTAGTAGTAATAATGGGGCCATTTTTCCAACTAATGAGCATCTCTACTAGAAGCTATATTCAACAGGAAATAGAAAAAGAAGAATTAGCATCTGTTTTTGCCTCACGTGCGACATTAAACCAAATAATCTTTTCTATTTCTATTTTTCTTATAGGTTTAATCGTTGACTTGTTTGGAGCACAGTTTGCCTATATGTTTTCAGGAGCTTTATTATTCATTTCAACTATCATTGGTACATGGAGTTTTAAGAGCGCGAGGATAGATAGTGGTAAAAATATGCAGAAGGAAGTAAATACATAA